From the genome of Psychrilyobacter atlanticus DSM 19335, one region includes:
- the fusA gene encoding elongation factor G has protein sequence MAREISLDQTRNIGIMAHIDAGKTTTTERILLYTGVTHQIGEVHDGAATMDWMEQEQERGITITSAATTCFWRNHRVNIIDTPGHVDFTVEVERSLRVLDGTVAVFSAVDGVQPQSETVWRQADKYNVPRMAFFNKMDRTGADFKMCVSDIKEKLGSNPVPVQLPIGAEDEFEGIINLITMKEMKWPLDTKDGQDMEIVDIRAELLEEAEAAREFMIESIVETDDVLMEKFFGGDDITVAELTAGLRKATIANEIVPVTCGTAFKNKGVQPLLDLIIDIMPSPVDIGAIAGTDVKDETIAMERKPGDDEPFAALAFKIMTDPFVGRLSFFRVYSGTLAKGSYVLNSVKGKKERVGRILQMHANKREEIEMVYCGDIAAAVGLKDTTTGDTLCDMANPIILERMEFPEPVISVAVEPKTKADQEKMGIALSKLAEEDPTFQVKTDEETGQTIISGMGELHLDILVDRMKREFNVESNVGKPQVAYRETITTETDTDMKYAKQSGGRGQYGHVKIRVSPNPGEGFVFVNKVTGGAIPREYVPAVEKGCREALEGGVIAGYAMEDVKVELYDGSYHDVDSNEMAFKIAGSMAMKKAARECNPVILEPIFKVEITTPEEYMGDLIGDVSSRRGVVLGMTERAGARIIEAEAPLSEMFGYSTDLRSKSQGRANYAMEFKKYLPVPAAIQKTIMEERN, from the coding sequence ATGGCTAGAGAAATTTCTTTAGATCAAACTAGAAATATTGGAATCATGGCTCATATCGACGCTGGTAAGACAACTACAACAGAGAGAATCTTACTTTACACTGGTGTAACTCATCAAATTGGAGAGGTACATGACGGTGCAGCTACTATGGACTGGATGGAACAAGAGCAAGAAAGAGGAATCACAATCACTTCAGCAGCAACAACTTGTTTCTGGAGAAATCATAGAGTAAACATCATCGATACACCTGGACATGTGGACTTTACTGTAGAAGTAGAAAGATCATTAAGAGTATTAGATGGAACAGTTGCAGTTTTCTCTGCAGTTGATGGAGTACAACCACAATCTGAAACAGTTTGGAGACAAGCTGATAAATATAACGTACCAAGAATGGCTTTCTTTAACAAGATGGACAGAACAGGTGCAGACTTCAAGATGTGTGTAAGTGACATCAAAGAAAAATTAGGATCTAACCCAGTTCCTGTACAATTACCAATTGGTGCAGAAGATGAATTCGAAGGAATCATCAACTTAATCACAATGAAAGAAATGAAATGGCCTTTAGATACTAAAGATGGTCAAGACATGGAAATTGTTGACATCAGAGCTGAATTATTAGAGGAAGCTGAAGCTGCTAGAGAATTCATGATCGAATCTATCGTTGAGACAGATGACGTATTAATGGAAAAATTCTTTGGTGGAGATGACATCACAGTTGCTGAATTAACAGCTGGATTAAGAAAAGCTACGATTGCAAATGAAATCGTTCCTGTAACATGTGGAACTGCATTTAAAAATAAAGGAGTTCAACCATTATTAGACTTAATCATTGACATAATGCCTTCACCAGTAGATATCGGTGCAATCGCAGGTACTGACGTTAAAGATGAAACTATTGCAATGGAAAGAAAGCCTGGAGACGACGAGCCTTTCGCTGCGTTAGCATTTAAAATAATGACTGACCCATTCGTAGGAAGATTATCTTTCTTCAGAGTATACTCTGGAACTTTAGCAAAAGGTTCATATGTATTAAACTCTGTAAAAGGTAAAAAAGAAAGAGTAGGAAGAATCCTTCAAATGCATGCAAATAAAAGAGAAGAGATAGAAATGGTATACTGTGGAGATATCGCAGCAGCAGTAGGTCTTAAAGATACTACAACTGGTGATACTCTATGTGATATGGCTAACCCTATCATCTTAGAAAGAATGGAATTCCCTGAGCCAGTTATCTCAGTAGCTGTTGAGCCTAAAACAAAGGCTGACCAAGAAAAAATGGGTATCGCTTTAAGCAAACTTGCTGAAGAAGATCCTACTTTCCAAGTTAAAACAGACGAAGAAACTGGACAAACTATCATCTCTGGAATGGGTGAACTTCACTTAGATATCCTAGTTGATAGAATGAAGAGAGAATTTAATGTAGAATCAAACGTAGGTAAACCACAAGTTGCTTACAGAGAAACTATAACAACTGAAACTGATACTGACATGAAATATGCTAAGCAATCAGGTGGAAGAGGACAATACGGACACGTTAAGATCAGAGTATCTCCTAACCCAGGTGAAGGTTTCGTATTCGTTAACAAAGTTACTGGTGGAGCAATCCCTAGAGAATATGTTCCTGCAGTTGAAAAAGGTTGTAGAGAAGCACTTGAAGGCGGAGTTATCGCTGGATATGCAATGGAAGATGTTAAAGTTGAGTTATATGATGGATCTTACCATGATGTAGACTCGAACGAGATGGCATTTAAAATTGCAGGATCAATGGCAATGAAGAAAGCAGCTAGAGAGTGTAACCCAGTTATACTTGAACCTATCTTCAAAGTTGAGATCACTACTCCTGAAGAGTACATGGGAGACTTAATCGGTGACGTTTCTTCAAGAAGAGGAGTTGTTCTTGGAATGACTGAAAGAGCTGGAGCTAGAATCATTGAAGCTGAAGCACCTTTATCTGAAATGTTCGGATACTCTACTGACTTAAGATCTAAATCTCAAGGAAGAGCAAACTATGCAATGGAATTCAAGAAGTACTTACCAGTTCCAGCAGCTATCCAAAAAACAATAATGGAAGAGAGAAACTAA
- the tsaD gene encoding tRNA (adenosine(37)-N6)-threonylcarbamoyltransferase complex transferase subunit TsaD: MIILGIETSCDETSISVLKDGKEMLSNHISSQIDIHKEYGGVVPEIASRHHIKNIATIMEVSLKEAGITLDDVDYIAVTYAPGLIGALLVGISFAKGISYGRDIPIIPVHHIKGHIYANFLEHKVELPAIALVVSGGHTNIIYIDENHKFFNLGGTLDDAVGESYDKVSRVMGLGYPGGPVIDKLAYEGDKDKIPMPEPKVGGYEFSFSGVKTSVINYVNKMNMKKEEYNPADIAASFQNRVVDILCKKTIAAAKEKGVKNILIAGGVAANSLLRKELLERSKLEGIEVFYPSMKLCTDNAGMIAAAGYYKLTYGDSDKIFADLKLNGVANMGIEED; this comes from the coding sequence ATGATTATATTAGGAATAGAAACATCGTGTGATGAAACGTCTATATCAGTATTGAAAGATGGGAAGGAGATGCTGTCTAACCATATCTCATCACAGATAGATATACATAAGGAGTATGGAGGAGTTGTTCCTGAGATAGCTTCGAGACACCATATTAAAAATATAGCGACAATAATGGAAGTTAGTTTAAAAGAAGCCGGAATAACTCTAGATGATGTAGATTATATAGCAGTAACTTATGCACCTGGTCTTATAGGAGCACTTTTAGTGGGGATTTCATTTGCCAAAGGGATCTCTTATGGAAGAGATATACCAATAATACCGGTCCATCATATAAAGGGACATATTTATGCTAATTTTTTAGAACATAAAGTAGAACTTCCTGCAATTGCATTGGTAGTATCTGGAGGTCATACAAACATAATATACATCGACGAAAATCATAAATTCTTTAATTTAGGAGGAACTCTGGATGACGCAGTAGGAGAATCTTATGATAAGGTGTCGAGAGTAATGGGATTAGGATATCCTGGAGGGCCAGTGATAGACAAATTGGCATATGAGGGAGATAAAGATAAGATACCTATGCCGGAACCTAAGGTTGGAGGTTATGAGTTTAGTTTCTCAGGTGTAAAAACATCTGTGATAAACTATGTAAACAAGATGAATATGAAAAAAGAGGAATATAATCCTGCCGATATAGCTGCTAGTTTTCAAAATAGAGTAGTGGACATATTGTGCAAGAAAACGATTGCAGCAGCTAAGGAAAAAGGAGTTAAAAATATCCTTATAGCAGGGGGAGTAGCAGCTAATTCATTACTCAGAAAGGAATTGTTGGAGAGGTCAAAATTAGAGGGAATAGAAGTTTTTTATCCATCGATGAAGTTATGTACTGATAATGCCGGGATGATTGCAGCAGCAGGATATTATAAGTTAACCTATGGAGATTCAGATAAAATATTTGCTGATTTAAAATTAAATGGGGTAGCAAATATGGGAATAGAAGAAGATTAA
- a CDS encoding septum site-determining protein MinC: MEKIKLNISGNLVGIKIPSTTVFEVIEVDLKSIVIKNYKLLKTLKFYKIINSNFSEIQILQLEKIIESTVSLKSLEKADKSNKMAEKKIDYTLHYGNLRSGEKINSETNVVILGNLNPGSYVQSRKNIFVYGKAHGTLHAGCDFNKHQTSFVYIEEAEFPKVRIGEAQLMYDDKEVDKNIMFEKKMGKIAIKKVDKNQIKYLLKKIGFDLI, encoded by the coding sequence ATGGAAAAGATAAAATTAAATATATCAGGAAATTTAGTAGGAATAAAAATACCTTCAACTACAGTTTTTGAGGTAATAGAGGTAGATTTAAAAAGTATAGTTATAAAAAACTATAAATTACTGAAAACACTAAAATTTTATAAAATAATAAATTCAAATTTTAGCGAAATTCAAATATTGCAGTTAGAAAAAATAATAGAGTCTACTGTGAGTTTAAAATCGCTGGAAAAAGCTGATAAATCAAATAAAATGGCGGAGAAAAAAATTGATTATACATTACATTATGGAAATTTAAGATCGGGGGAAAAAATTAATTCAGAGACCAATGTAGTGATATTAGGAAACCTAAACCCCGGATCATATGTCCAGAGCAGAAAAAATATATTTGTTTATGGAAAAGCTCATGGGACTCTACATGCTGGATGTGATTTTAACAAACATCAAACTAGTTTTGTATATATAGAAGAAGCTGAATTTCCCAAGGTAAGGATAGGAGAGGCACAGCTGATGTACGATGATAAAGAAGTGGATAAAAATATTATGTTTGAAAAAAAAATGGGAAAGATAGCTATAAAAAAAGTAGATAAAAATCAGATAAAATATCTGCTGAAAAAAATAGGTTTCGATTTGATATAA
- the rpsG gene encoding 30S ribosomal protein S7, which produces MSRRRAAVKRDVLADSRYGDKVVTKFINSIMLDGKKSLAESIFYGAMDLIKEKSGEEGYETFKKAIENIKPALEVKSRRIGGATYQVPVEVRPVRQQALALRWLTTYTRNRKEYTMVERLANELIAASNSEGATIKKKEDTYKMAEANRAFAHYKW; this is translated from the coding sequence ATGTCAAGAAGAAGAGCAGCAGTTAAAAGAGACGTTTTAGCTGATTCAAGATATGGAGATAAAGTTGTAACTAAATTTATAAATTCTATCATGTTAGATGGAAAGAAATCTTTAGCAGAGTCTATTTTTTATGGAGCTATGGATTTAATAAAGGAAAAATCAGGTGAAGAGGGATACGAAACTTTCAAGAAAGCTATCGAGAACATCAAACCTGCATTAGAAGTTAAATCAAGAAGAATTGGTGGAGCTACTTATCAAGTACCAGTAGAAGTAAGACCAGTTAGACAACAAGCATTAGCTTTAAGATGGTTAACTACTTATACTAGAAACAGAAAAGAGTACACTATGGTTGAAAGATTAGCTAACGAATTAATCGCAGCGTCTAACAGCGAAGGTGCAACTATCAAGAAAAAAGAAGATACTTATAAGATGGCAGAAGCAAACAGAGCTTTCGCACATTACAAGTGGTAA
- a CDS encoding mechanosensitive ion channel family protein, with protein sequence MNYVDYFSTLFITYGIKLLYAILIWVVGKFIISKLMLLVDKKMELARTEITLKKFVHSIVNTLFYTFLFIIIVSTLGIQTASFVAVLGAMSLAIGFALQGSLANFAGGVLIILFKPYKIGDYIEASGVAGTVIEIQIFATLLNTVDNKRVVIPNGKLSNDTLINYSKNPVRRVDIVFGVGYNDDIEKAKSVLVEIANSQEKILKNQEAFVEIIEYGDSSVNLVYRVWCNTADYWDVYFCSMKMAKTEFDKAKISIPYPQMDVHVEK encoded by the coding sequence ATGAATTACGTAGATTATTTTTCTACACTTTTTATCACTTATGGAATTAAACTTCTTTATGCCATATTAATATGGGTTGTTGGAAAGTTTATCATCAGTAAATTAATGCTGCTGGTAGACAAGAAAATGGAACTTGCTCGTACCGAGATTACGCTGAAGAAATTTGTACATTCTATAGTTAACACACTTTTTTATACTTTTTTATTTATCATCATCGTCTCTACACTTGGGATTCAAACGGCATCCTTTGTAGCAGTACTAGGTGCGATGTCTTTAGCTATTGGGTTTGCACTCCAAGGCAGTTTAGCTAATTTTGCTGGTGGGGTACTAATTATTCTCTTCAAACCATATAAAATCGGGGATTATATCGAAGCCTCTGGAGTTGCTGGAACAGTAATTGAGATACAAATTTTTGCTACCCTTTTAAATACTGTTGATAATAAAAGAGTTGTTATTCCAAATGGAAAATTATCCAACGATACCCTTATAAATTACTCTAAAAACCCAGTTAGAAGAGTTGATATTGTATTTGGGGTGGGTTACAACGACGACATCGAAAAAGCTAAATCAGTTCTTGTTGAAATCGCTAATTCCCAGGAAAAAATATTAAAAAACCAAGAAGCTTTTGTTGAAATTATTGAATATGGAGATTCCTCTGTTAACTTAGTGTATCGAGTTTGGTGTAATACTGCTGATTATTGGGATGTTTATTTCTGTTCTATGAAGATGGCAAAAACTGAATTTGATAAAGCCAAGATCTCTATACCATACCCACAAATGGATGTACATGTAGAAAAATAA
- a CDS encoding putative glycoside hydrolase codes for MSKIKTIIFSTILIMALFFIFKNKDNFFSKKETKKEVSLPSTMYISELTTLREHIDGKPQRSLTIGTSVKILKVEKNWVYISTDKLEHKGWIEQKYLTKTRLEDQDIFQTIKVLTDIPVDKDGKEMKDTDQNNSGQRFIKKMVDTDFNIKELHQLGDVQFKSIHKQLYKNNPKEDIKAIYISLNGMYHVDDYIELAKKTNVNAFVLDIKNDHGRILFESPTARKALGDSYIRPRIKDIKLFIEKLKKNNIYLIGRISTFKDEAYAVSNKSDIILDKRYNRAYQSSDKIPWLSAYNRSAWYYNVELAKEAANLGFNEILFDYVRFPDRVQNLEKNSKLVYNNIYSETKSEVIQRFLKYAHDELSKKEVYTAASVFGQIGISKNDENIGQHWESVSNVVDFINPMAYPSHYARGTYGLKNPDNNPFILLNNYTKDVILRNNNLENPAIIETWIQGFSAPWIKNHRSYKKEELKEQIKALEVEGLNSYLVWNASSRYYWDGLK; via the coding sequence ATGTCAAAAATAAAAACAATAATTTTTTCGACCATACTTATTATGGCGCTTTTTTTTATCTTTAAAAATAAAGATAATTTTTTTTCAAAAAAAGAAACAAAAAAAGAGGTATCTTTACCATCTACTATGTATATTTCAGAATTGACTACTTTAAGGGAACATATCGATGGAAAACCTCAAAGATCATTGACAATCGGTACTTCAGTAAAAATTTTAAAAGTCGAAAAAAATTGGGTATATATATCTACTGACAAACTTGAGCACAAGGGATGGATTGAACAAAAGTATCTAACTAAAACCAGATTAGAGGATCAAGATATATTTCAGACTATCAAAGTTCTAACCGATATACCGGTGGATAAAGATGGGAAAGAAATGAAAGATACAGATCAAAATAATAGTGGCCAAAGATTTATAAAAAAGATGGTAGATACAGATTTCAATATCAAAGAACTCCACCAATTAGGAGATGTACAATTTAAATCTATTCATAAACAACTCTATAAAAATAACCCTAAAGAAGATATTAAAGCTATATATATCTCTCTCAATGGGATGTATCATGTAGATGATTATATTGAATTAGCTAAAAAAACAAATGTTAACGCCTTTGTTTTAGATATAAAAAATGATCACGGAAGAATCTTGTTTGAATCCCCTACAGCACGTAAAGCCTTAGGAGATTCCTATATTCGTCCCAGGATAAAAGATATAAAACTGTTCATAGAAAAACTAAAAAAAAATAATATCTATCTTATCGGAAGGATCTCTACCTTTAAAGATGAAGCATATGCTGTTTCCAATAAAAGTGATATCATATTAGATAAAAGATATAACCGTGCATATCAAAGTTCAGACAAGATCCCATGGTTATCAGCTTACAATCGAAGTGCCTGGTATTACAATGTAGAATTGGCAAAGGAAGCTGCTAATTTGGGATTCAATGAAATTTTATTTGATTATGTCAGGTTTCCTGATAGAGTTCAGAACCTAGAAAAAAACTCAAAATTAGTCTATAACAATATCTATTCAGAAACAAAATCAGAAGTTATCCAAAGATTTTTAAAATATGCTCATGATGAGCTCTCTAAAAAGGAAGTTTATACAGCTGCATCTGTTTTTGGACAAATCGGCATCTCAAAAAATGATGAAAATATTGGTCAGCATTGGGAATCAGTTTCCAATGTAGTTGATTTTATTAATCCCATGGCTTACCCTTCTCACTATGCAAGGGGAACGTATGGACTAAAAAATCCAGATAACAACCCATTTATACTATTAAATAATTATACAAAAGACGTAATTTTAAGAAATAACAATTTGGAAAATCCAGCTATTATAGAAACATGGATTCAAGGCTTTAGTGCTCCTTGGATTAAAAATCATAGAAGTTATAAAAAAGAGGAATTGAAAGAGCAGATAAAAGCTCTTGAGGTAGAAGGTTTAAACAGTTACCTTGTTTGGAACGCATCCAGCCGTTATTATTGGGATGGTTTAAAATAA
- the tuf gene encoding elongation factor Tu encodes MAKEQFDRSKPHVNIGTIGHVDHGKTTTTAAISKVLSDLGLAKAVDFANIDQAPEERERGITINTAHIEYETANRHYAHVDCPGHADYVKNMITGAAQMDGAILVVSAADGPMPQTREHILLSKQVGVPYIIVYLNKADMVDDEELLELVEMEVRELLTEYGFDGDDSPVVIGSALGALNGEQQWVDKIIELMAAVDSYIPTPERAIDQPFLMPVEDVFTITGRGTVVTGRVERGVVKVGEEIEIVGIKDTIKSTCTGVEMFRKLLDQGQAGDNIGALLRGIKKEDVERGQVLCHPGTINPHTNFTGEVYVLTKEEGGRHTPFFTGYRPQFYFRTTDITGAVHLPEGVEMVMPGDNIEMTVELIHPIAMDEGLRFAIREGGRTVASGVVGNITK; translated from the coding sequence ATGGCAAAAGAGCAATTTGACAGAAGTAAACCACATGTAAATATCGGAACAATAGGTCATGTAGACCATGGAAAGACAACAACGACAGCAGCGATCTCAAAAGTATTATCTGATTTAGGATTAGCTAAAGCAGTAGACTTCGCAAACATCGACCAAGCACCAGAAGAAAGAGAAAGAGGAATCACTATAAACACAGCTCATATCGAATATGAAACTGCAAACAGACATTACGCACATGTAGATTGTCCTGGCCATGCTGACTATGTTAAGAACATGATCACAGGAGCAGCACAAATGGATGGAGCTATCTTAGTAGTTTCAGCAGCAGACGGTCCAATGCCTCAAACAAGAGAGCATATCTTACTTTCTAAGCAAGTAGGAGTACCTTACATCATCGTATACTTAAACAAAGCTGACATGGTAGACGACGAAGAATTATTAGAATTAGTAGAGATGGAAGTAAGAGAATTACTAACTGAATACGGATTCGACGGAGATGACTCTCCAGTAGTAATAGGTTCTGCATTAGGAGCATTAAATGGAGAGCAACAATGGGTAGACAAAATAATTGAATTAATGGCAGCGGTAGATTCATACATACCAACTCCAGAAAGAGCAATTGACCAACCATTCTTAATGCCAGTAGAGGACGTTTTCACTATCACAGGTAGAGGAACAGTAGTAACTGGAAGAGTAGAAAGAGGAGTAGTAAAAGTAGGAGAAGAGATTGAAATCGTAGGAATCAAAGATACAATCAAATCTACTTGTACAGGTGTAGAGATGTTCAGAAAGTTATTAGACCAAGGTCAAGCTGGAGATAACATCGGAGCATTATTAAGAGGAATCAAGAAAGAAGACGTAGAAAGAGGACAAGTTTTATGTCATCCTGGAACAATCAATCCACATACAAACTTCACAGGAGAAGTATATGTATTAACTAAAGAAGAAGGTGGAAGACATACTCCATTCTTCACAGGATACAGACCACAATTCTACTTCAGAACAACTGACATCACTGGTGCAGTACATTTACCTGAAGGAGTAGAAATGGTAATGCCTGGAGACAACATCGAAATGACTGTTGAATTAATCCATCCAATCGCAATGGACGAAGGATTAAGATTCGCAATAAGAGAAGGTGGAAGAACAGTAGCATCAGGTGTAGTAGGAAACATCACTAAGTAA
- the brnQ gene encoding branched-chain amino acid transport system II carrier protein, translating into MKKNYDWLIVGMALFSMFFGAGNLIFPPSVGLSMGESWLPSAFGFALTGIGLPVLGVLTMNKVGSFKAFSGGVSKLFFTLYSLLLMTSVVFTNTPRTAATAYELGIVPNLGGFNLSPIVVSLIFFGLTLHIALNPSKAIDRIGKILTPTIVVITLSIIYMGVTNKIGAPGTPHLDTNAFGFGFSQGYQTMDGIMAGLFSMVILSNLGARGYNKKSEKAEIIKKASIVTGTGLLVIYIGLFYLGATGNQYFPADISRSALVSNFVNMFLGQYGNLIFGVCVTVACLSTATALTMVVSQFFLDTYGFSYKKVAYISCAISAFMANFGVDRIVGVAEPILAILYPITIVLIFVGIAGILDGPIRRNTIIVSGLVSVLQVISEETDIQIVDTIYNNIPLSSAGFAWVLPTVLVGMLSVYVVRNNKKEAVLKEV; encoded by the coding sequence ATGAAAAAAAATTATGATTGGTTAATAGTAGGAATGGCATTGTTTTCAATGTTTTTTGGAGCGGGGAATTTGATCTTTCCACCTAGTGTAGGACTCTCAATGGGAGAAAGTTGGTTACCATCGGCATTTGGATTTGCATTAACAGGAATAGGTCTGCCGGTATTAGGTGTTTTAACAATGAATAAAGTGGGGAGCTTCAAGGCTTTTTCAGGAGGAGTATCAAAATTATTCTTTACGTTGTATTCTTTATTATTGATGACATCAGTAGTTTTTACAAATACACCTAGAACAGCGGCTACTGCTTATGAATTAGGTATAGTTCCAAATTTAGGAGGATTTAATTTAAGCCCTATAGTTGTGTCGTTGATATTCTTTGGATTAACTCTTCACATTGCTCTTAATCCGTCTAAAGCGATAGATCGTATAGGGAAGATATTAACTCCTACAATAGTTGTTATAACGCTTTCAATCATCTATATGGGGGTTACAAATAAAATTGGAGCTCCTGGAACTCCTCATCTGGATACAAATGCATTTGGGTTTGGATTTTCACAGGGATATCAAACAATGGATGGAATAATGGCAGGATTATTCAGTATGGTTATTTTATCTAATTTAGGTGCTAGAGGATATAATAAAAAGAGTGAGAAAGCAGAAATAATAAAAAAAGCGAGTATTGTAACTGGAACAGGTTTACTGGTTATCTATATAGGGCTATTTTATTTAGGAGCTACAGGAAATCAATATTTCCCGGCAGATATAAGCAGATCAGCGTTAGTATCAAATTTTGTTAATATGTTCCTTGGACAATATGGAAACTTAATTTTTGGAGTCTGTGTAACGGTAGCTTGTCTATCTACTGCAACAGCTTTAACTATGGTAGTTTCACAATTTTTCTTAGATACGTATGGATTTAGTTATAAGAAGGTAGCTTATATATCTTGTGCTATATCGGCATTTATGGCTAACTTTGGAGTAGATAGAATAGTAGGAGTAGCAGAACCGATATTGGCTATCCTTTATCCAATAACGATTGTATTAATTTTTGTTGGGATAGCCGGGATACTAGATGGACCTATTAGGAGAAATACAATAATAGTTTCAGGTTTAGTTTCTGTATTACAGGTTATATCAGAAGAAACAGATATTCAAATTGTAGATACTATATATAACAATATTCCATTATCATCAGCTGGGTTTGCGTGGGTGCTTCCGACGGTTTTAGTAGGAATGTTAAGTGTGTATGTGGTTAGAAATAATAAAAAAGAAGCAGTGTTGAAAGAAGTATAA